One Oscarella lobularis chromosome 18, ooOscLobu1.1, whole genome shotgun sequence genomic window, AGGCAATGATGCTACTCTGTTGCTTTTAGAAGGATTGAATTGGCTTTTTAGGTTGTTTCAAGCTCTATAGTTGACAAATACATTGGGGAGAGTGCGCGTCTCATCAGGGAAATGTTTGGTGGGTAATAATAATGAATAAAATAGATAATTATATACTCAGGTGGCCAGCCATTGCCCGGACCGGAGTACAGTATATGTACTCTGCCCAGTGAGATAGAAACTCCGCCCAGGGAAACATAACTCCGCCCAGGGAAAACGAAACTCCGcccaaagaaaacgaaactcCGCCCAGGGAAAACGTAACTCCGCCCAGGGAAAACGAAACTCCGCCCAGGGAAAACGTAACTCCGCCCAGTGAAAAGGTTCTCTTTTCACTTGGGCGGAGTTACGTTTTCCCTGGGCGGagtttcgattttcttggGCGgagtttctctttcactgGGCGGAGTTACGTTTTCCCTGGGCGGAGTTACGTTTTCCCTGGGCGGAGTTACGTTTTCCCTGGGCGGAGTTTCGTTTTCCCTGGGCGGAGTTATGTTTCCCTGGGCGgagtttctctttcactgGGCGGAGTTACGTTTTCCCTGGGCGGAGTTACGTTTTCCCTGGGCGGAGTTATGTTTCCCTGGGCGgagtttctctttcactgGGCGGAGTTACGTTTTCCCTGGGCGGAGTTATGTTTCCCTGGGCGGAGTTACGTTTTCCCTGGGCGGAGTTTCGTTTCCCTGGGCGGGTTCCCTTTTTACTGGGCGGAATAGAATAAAATGAAATAGTAATAATTCTCACTTGTTCTTCCTTCCAAAGGCTACGCACGTGATCATCAGCCCTGCATTATTTTCATGGATGAAATTGATGCGATTGGAGGACGCCGCTTTTCTGAGGGATCTTCAGCGGATCGCGAAATACAGCGCACTCTCATGGAACTGCTCAATCAAATGGACGGATTTGACAGACTCGGACAGGTAAAAACCCTGCGAAGAGAATCGCTTattcttcttcaacgtcaTTGTGTTCAGGTTAAAATGATTATGGCCACCAATCGGCCTGACACCCTTGATCCAGCCCTGTTGAGACCAGGACGCCTCGATAGGAAAATACGTAAAGAACTTGATATCTCTAATTTAAATCTAATATATCATTCCCTTTTGTAGAAATTTCACTTCCAAACGAACAGGGCCGACTTGATATATTAAAGATTCATGCACTGCCTATAACAAAGCATGGGGACATAGGTAAGGGGGCTAGAAGTGAGAGGGAAAAGGTTTAAGACGTACGTACTTTGCTTAGACTACGAGGCTGTTGTTAAGCTTTCAGACGAATTCAACGGTGCAGATTTGAGAAATGTTTGCACGGAAGCAGGTCAGTAGCAAGctcaattatttaatcataAAATATCAGTATATGTTTTCAATATTACCTTATTTTCTTACTAGGAATGTTTGCGATTCGCAACGAACGCGATTACGTCGTCAACGAGGATTTCATGAAGGCGGTGAGAAAGGTCGGCGAAGGGAAGAAGCTGGAGACGAAATTAGAATACAAACAAGTGTAGAACATCGTCCGCTCTCGTGCAAGACACTCGTTCTGTGTTGTGTGATTGAatgaatagaaaaaaattagaaccTGACCTTCTATTTCTCGGTTTCTGTGAGCGCTTGTCTCATAACGGCATGCATTCGAACGCAACCGTCTACAGATTCTCGCAGCGCCTTGATCAACGTCCCAGAGTCGACCCTGCCTTCGCTAAACAGACTTGCCACTTCATTGGACCCGGGTAAAAGAGACAAGACAAGCGATCCATCGCTCTAGACGAATATCAACGggagaaaattaaaaataagtGATTAACATACGGATGGAGCTGATAGTTCCTGAGGAGTCGGATCCAAGAGCATGTTGGATGACTTACATGCCTAGAACCCAAACtaaataatttaaaaaaaattattattgacTTACTACAGAACAACTTGGCACTAGGTCATACATTTCTATTCCAGCGTCCGCGAGAGCTGTCGAAGCGCAAGTCATGGCAGCAGAAAATGCTTTGAGAATTGATAGAATAAAGTCAAATATACAAAATTGATATTTAATACCATTTCCACCGTCCTGAATTATATTGACATATACGTCTATTTCCGCTCTTGGAAATTTTTCCTAcatgtttaattaactatCGGGGAAATTTTTAATATAAAGTGATTACCAAACATATGGCAGATTCTAAGGTCTTCTCCATTAGACAACCTAATTCTCTCTCCTGACGCgtctaaagaaagaatttcctaataatcaatattgTTATTATGACGTGCCCTGTAAATTGAAGCCTGTCTCTGAATGGTCGAAAAGGGGAGAAATTTAAAATAACAGCTAACTTTTCCCtttaaaaaatcgtcgtgCTTTCCCACATCTCGTGGACCGTAGCTGAGAAACCAAAAAAGATTAAAATTTCGATTgctttgaaaaaaacgttcgTACACGGAACATATGACTTTGGTTTCGTCTGTTTCTAAATAGGCAGAACCAGAAGCACGATTGACGACACCCTTTTTCAAGTCTGAGAATGTGCTTTAATTGGGAAATAAAAATTGGTAACATTTCGCTAGATACAAGTGGGTCGGAGCTCGGAATTTTGCCGTCCATCAGCTCTTTGTCCATTTCGAAGAACCTAGAGTATTCAGTCACAACTATCTAACCTAAAAGCAAGCCTACAGGTGTTTCCGATGGACTGGCGTCAATAGGAGGCACGCTTTCAATTGCAAAAGACATTTTTCGGTTGTTTTTAGCGCACGCTCAAATTTTTTACTGCGCATGCTTCACCTACTCTCTCATCATGGATTTGgtcgaattcgtcaaaatctCTCGCATCGGTGGAGTCAAATTGAAGAAGGCGGGCGAGAAAGATCGCATCGGCGCGCTCTGCCTAACAAGCCATCAAATGATCTTCTCGTGCGAGTCGGACGATCCCGCTGAGACCTACTACAAGGAAATTCTTCATACGAAAGTCGCGAGCGTTcaacgaacgtcgccgacgtcactACGACTACGCCTGCGCGACTTCGACACGATCCGTTTCGGCGGAATGACTGAAACGGATGCGCAGAAGTGCGCAGAGACAATCGAGAGCCTATCGCAGATTTCCGATGCGGAACTTCGCTATCCGTTCTACTATTGTCCGCGTTTTACGTCGGCTGTGAGAAACGGGTGGACGATGTTCGAAATCGAGGCCGAATTCGATCGCATGGGCTGCCCGCCGAACAAGTGGCGCGTCACGAAGGCGAACGCTAATTACGCCCTCTGCGAGACGTACCCAAAGTCAGTCATAATACCGAAAGGGATAGAAGACGAAGGTTTGGCTAAGGTAGcgcgctttcgtcgcgacggtcGCTTTCCCGTATTGAGTTACTATCACCGTTCTCGCGAAACGGCGATATTGCGATCGAGCGAGCCGCTCTCCGATCATCGGAGTCGCGAGGACGAGAACCATCTCAAAGCGGCGCTAATGCCCGGCAAACGGGGTTTTATAATCGATACGCGATCGCACGCCGTTGCCGGGCAACGACGTAAAAGTCTcggtggcggtggcgtcgaaatcgaggcgCACTATCCCCATTGGCGTCGCGTTCAttgcgccgtcgccgaaccGTCGCGTCTAGCCTCGGCgattgaaaaattcgtcgacgcatgCCTGGATCAGACGTCAGGCATGACGTCATGGTTATCGCGCGCcgagtcgtcgaattggctCAGTTACGTGTGCGATTTGCTTACCGCCGCCTGTAGCGTCGCCCAGtgcgtcgatcgcgacgcgTGCACGGTTCTCATTCACGGTTCCCACGGCGTCGACACGACGCTTCAGGTGTGCGCGCTCGCTCAGGTCCTATTAGATGCGCACGCGCGAACCGCGCGCGGTTTCCAAgcgctcgtcgatcgcgaatgGATTCGCGCCGGACATCCGTTCGCCGATcggaccgccgccgccgccggcgatcccgtttttcttctctttctcgacggCGTCTATCAAGTAATGCGCCAATTTCCGCTTTCATTCGAATTCAACGATCGGCTTCTCGTATTTCTgtttgaccacgcccacgcgtCCCCATTCGGTACATTTTTGGGTAATTGCGAACGGTCGCGCGCGCAacttgacgtcgaaaaacgtTGCGCTTCCCTTTGGTCGTATCTCGATCAGGAATCCGTTTCAAGTGAATTGAGAAATCCGCTCTATAGACCGCATTCAGGCGCTCTTTGGCCATCGGTTGCCGCGCAGAGTTTTCATTTTTGGCAGCGTCTCTACTTGAAAGCCGACGTCGGACCAAGGCCTCGGACCCGGATGGACGAAGTCATTCAGGACGCCGTCAAGGAGCGACGTGAACTCGACGAGAAACTAGGCGTTCTCAAGGACGAATTGAGACAACTAAGAGAATCTGTTAATAAAACGTGATTGagatttttcttactttttttctttctttgttgtatcaatcaatcaatcttCGAGTTAAAAAAATCCACGCATTAATTATGTACAGTACCTCCTTAAACAAAATTGTCAATAGAAATACGTCGCTAGACTACGCTTTAGGTATACAAATACTCTATGACGATTTCATTCGCTTCACTGCGTGTTGGAGAGACGTTCGAGACGGAATTTTCTACTCGGCGAGCGACGTTTTGAGTGTCGCGCGCGACTCAAATTGATGTGTCGCAATTTAGAGGGAACAGCtaccaaaaaaataatatatatcGGGGAGACAGATTCTCTGCTATTTACTCACCTGGCAGGTCAAAAGTCAGTGCGTACTCATCTGATTCCAGTTCGTCTtccgacgacaaaacgtCGCCAAATGCCACGTCCGATTCCTTAACACTAGTAGGCGACATTGGCTCTTCTTCGTGAGAAGGAGACGGAGTTAATAGACTGATGGACTCCGTGACAGCCGCTCTGAAGCATCATTGATTTAATTTCAGTAAGAAAAGTGAGTTCAGACCTTTGGTTTTCCAGTTCTTCCAATTCTTGCTCAACAATCCGCTGCTCACTATCCAGTTCCTCAATATCATACGTCACGACGGGAAGAACGCTGTCTGTGTCCTGTTGTCTCCCCTGTGAGCACCAATCAAACGTTTTCTATCGGCGCAGAGAAGCTAGAATCTCTACCTCGGCCAAATACATCGAAGATCGCTCTATCTCGGTCGAAATCGTGCTCAAATATCGCGATCGCGTATAGgattcggcgtcgagatAATCGACATTGGAGAGAACGGCTTTGATTTTCGCCTTTTGGCCGTCAATCAACGATTCAACGCACCTGCACAACGGGGGAAAAACGGTTCGAATTGCTATAGAGATTCGCGACGCGTAGGCAACGTGCAGTCTCTGCTTGGGAAGATCGGCGAGCGAATCGAGCGGCGACGTTCCCTCCGGCGGTCGCATGAGACACTGGGAAAAGATAACGGCTAAATTGTACGTAGTCATCTTATTCGTCTTCTCCTGCTGCGAAActctgaaaacgaaaacaacTCCCAAAACTAATCGTATAGTCGacttttttatatatacCTTGCCAAATGAAATACTACGCGTTCTAAGGTGTTTCTATTCGCCTTGGGTAATTGACTTGCGAGCGCGCAGAGAGCGTCGTATCGCTCCTGCGCGTCGCCTATCTCCGTCGCTTGCAGGAACTCGGGATAGGCGCGAAAGGTGACGAGAGGCTCGGGTAAGTCTCTCAGGAATTGCTTCACGACCGCTGCGACGCAGTAGACACTGAAATTATCCCACACAACGGCAGATACGTCTAAAAACCGCTAtacaaatattttctctaaTGAAATAAAGCGCCGACTTTTTGTCAATTCTTTTAATAATTTCCGAATTTCTACAGACGAACCCGATCTCCTATAAATGCCCTCAGTGTACAGGCCTacaagaagaggaagagtgGCACTcgaaaaaatatatttttCAATACTGTACCTTTAATTTCGATAAAGTGTAAGCAGCTCTCCAAAGCGACGGGAGTTCTCGATCCCGGTTGAGCGACGAGTTCGCCTATAGTCTGTTTCCCTTTTCCCTATTTCGTATAGTGTACGTGCAccaataattttttcttttttttcctgacGTACGTCAAAGGGAGCGCTCTTCTGATTTCGAACGCATTTCGTGCTAATGCGACTGACGCAATTTTCGTGACATATCACCTTGCAAACTGCAGGCAATATATCGAAAGAGTCGTGCGCTATAGAACCTACACTGGCACACGTAGCCGCGATCCAATAGACGTATCAACTCGTCGCACACTTCGCACACGGTCTGCACGTTGCAGTTCTCCTCCTTGAACTTGTGCTTGAAATATTCCTACAAAGAAACGATATTCGcaccgtcgacgttcgcgcCACGAAAACAGaccaatttcttcttttctttcttattcattttcgttcgttttttctgcttcttctgccCAAACGGACTCTCTAATTCGGACGTAGGTACCCTATAGGAAATCGAGATTTTTTCAAAGTGGAAAGGAagtgattttttcttcgtctgccTTGTCGCCACGaattcgtcgagcgacgacttgAAGGCGTTGACGGCCATCGTGACGggaaacgtcgccgcgatTTGTTTGACGTCCAAAACTTTCTGCAAAACGTCGCTGAACATATTGTGAAGAACGCTATACGTGACGGACACGAAAACAAAATTGTCTCCCTgaatataaaaattaaaaaatacccgagttgattaattaattaattaattaattaattaatcgttaTTGGGTTTGCCTTCACTGCCGATAAACTTAGGAGATTCTTGTGAAATTCTTTTAGAGCCGATTTGAatatgacgtcgatgacgttgtCGCGCTTTCCACTCTGCTCACTCTGTTCCTGAAGCACGGCAATCTAGGGGAGAAAAGAACGTAGATTGAATAATAAAGAGTTCTATTACCTTAgcggaaaaaaatcgctccGCGTCTTCGAGATCGCGAGAATTTCTGATGACCTGAGCGGCTGGCGGCGAGCCGACGTACGACGAGCTCTTCGCTCCGCTACCGCGACACGGCGCTCGATGATCAACGCAATGACGATGAAAAGCCAAATGACAAGCTAGAGAAAAATCTCTATATTGTCCCATATGTCCTATTCTCTTACCTGAGCACTTGAAGCCCTGTTTGATGAGACCAGCGAGAATTTTCGAGCAGACAGAGCATCTGGTTAGACGAATGAACGTCGTTGGTTTGAGCGAATGAACGCTCAAGCCGGGCGGCGGActcgtgacgacgaagtgaaCGGGCGTCTCGCTGTCGTCCGACTGACGAATGATACTGACAGTGGGAACATTGACTAAGACGGGAAATTACAATAATAAAACTAGACTTTTTATTTATCGCACCTTTCCTTCTCAAAACGACAGCTTCGTTCAATCTCAACGCCAACGGCTTTGGCTTTGGCGACGATCCCGGTGGCGGCGCCGTCCGACTTCTCTCGACTGGCGAAACGGcgcgttcgccgccgccgccgcttggAGCCGGGCTCTCCGACACCGATGACGGCGTTCTCGAGGAACCACTTTGTTTCGGTTCAGACTTGGGTGAGCGACTGGAAGACGAATGCTCTTCGTCGGTCGAGCCGCGCCCTTGCCACTGGGAACCAGCCAACGCTTGCGTCACTTTTCTCTCCTTAACGACAGACGATAGACGTTCCTAGGGGCAGAGAGTCTTCGATTCGGGGGAGGGGAAAAAGGCAACGTTTTGATACCTGAGTTGACGGCTGAGATGCTGACGcggctttcttctcctcgatTCTTTTTCGATACGCCTCGGCCATTTTTCTCACCCTTTCGAACGCACGCACGGGTGAATGTATCCTCAAGTGAGCGTGGgtttttttttaccttgtaTGAGTTCTCGGAAGCTGAccagaaaacgacgccgatgtTCTATTTAGGTCGCTTGACTTAGTAGTCTGCTGCAATCTCACGCCCGTACCTACATACAAAGGAATGTaccaaaattcaaaaattctaCGAAAAAAACCCCGGACTTCTTCGAAGTCTTGGCGCCGAAAAAAGTCCCCTACCACAAAAAATCATCAGATGAATacaaattttaaaaatatatatttacttttcatcgtttttATTGATGTTTACGTTCACACCGGCCTCTAAATCCTTATCGGaaaaatatcaaaaaattaatatatCTATCTCTTTTCCTCACAAACCTTTTCCAATTGAACTTTTCGTAATTCCCGTTCCCTCGCCGATTTCACTCTCCAGCTTCTCTGCAAAACGACGGCGGCTCGTTTCAAAGAAACGTAACGTTTTCGActccgatgacgtcgccaTGCGCTCTGAATCGCCAGCGCGGCGGCAAAGCGCTCCTTCTCCGCGTAGAACATCTTACGCGTCGAGTGCCCCCGATACCAGCtctgaatgacgacgattgcgcGCTTGACGCGCAGATAGCGCAAGCGCTGGAGACACATGCGCGTCCAGCgctgaatgacgacgatgtaGCGCGCCAGGCGATTGTTGAGGCTCGCTTGGAGTTGTGCGTGAAGTCGACTGCGCATGAAAACctcaaaaaaaaagcaaagactattaattatttcgtactttttttttatttgttacTTTTGTTCGACCGATTTGGTATTGATTTGAATCGAGTTTCATGTCGGAAAGAAATCGTTGGATTGACGGGGAACTGCGAAGAAGTGGCGAATACAATCGACGAAATTCCTACAGAGCGACATTTGCACACTCGCCCCACCCCCACACAAAAAAAGCCATTTACCTCAAAAGTGTAACGTACGCTATAGCCCGACTTCCGTATTTTCACCGTATCAAGCATCCCCGTATAGCGAAGCTGACGAAGAACCATTTCCCGATCAAACGACCTGGgaacctaaataaaattcaaataaaattcCCCCTCCCCCACGCGTTACACCAACCAAGAACTCATTCGACTTGATGCATCGAATGAAATAGGGACGAGCTTGCAACAACGTATCCATCAaagccgaaagcgacgtctttGATAGAcgattcaattaattaaataaactTTCCCCCCTCCCATATGATTTATATTACTGTGAATTGAGCGCCGACAGTCGCCTGTCGTCGCGTGGATAGCCGAGCCCCCGTCACGCCGCCGATGAGAAAACCCCCGCGATTTCGACTTTTCGCCTCATCCGCCTctttctacaaaaaaacaatcaaaaaatcgttaAATTTTCCTCAAGAAGAATCACCAGAAGTTTAATTTTCGACATCCGATGTTTCCTAAATAGAGATTATAGAGCAAAAAAAACCCTGATTTTCTATCCTGGTACTTTGAAAATCGTGCCGCTTTTGATGACTGTCGACTAAGGGCTCCCTTAGACAGAACACGCTTGCGATCCTCACTCAAAGCCTTCTTCAATCCGCCGGCGCgcgacggcggtggcgaATCATTAAAGGAAGAATCAAGCGACttgattttctcttgaaCACTCAACTTATCCCTTCAACAAAACATTTGTGAAAAAATCGAGAAAAGGTACGCTATATCGCACCTTCTCTTAGGAGAACCAATCTTGCCACCGTCACCAACTCCCAATCTGAAATTTAAAATATCCTCGACTTGTTTTTGATATTGAATTGGCTCACTTTGCGTTGACGGTTCGCTTGTCTCCACCGCTAGCTAGTGGCTGTAAAAAAAAGACTATATCTACTGTAGAATTCTTTCTGTTTAATTTATTTGCCTTGTCGCCGTgttgcttctgcttctgttcgtcttcttttgaatCTAGAGCGCCGTACGGTTCGCGTGCGCCGTCTCGGATCGTTCTTCGACTCACTTTTTCGCTTGACGACGCAGAGAAGTGTCCCGCAAAAGTAGGCAACGCAACGCAGAAGATTCCAACGTCGCACGACAACCGGATCACTTTCTGAACTCGACATCGACTTAGATAGATAcataaacaaaaaaaacgcacTTATTATCTGCCTCAGAAAGAGCATAACGCTTCCTTTCAACACGGCCACAATATCCGGTCTAACTAAATCGCTATTCTTCTCACGAAATCCCTACAAGACCAGAAATcgaaatttcaattttttccactactaattaaaaataccAGTAGATGATACTCGACGCTTCCGGCATAGTGACGAATTCCAAAAACGGGATCCTTCTTTTTGATTTGGGGTTCGTAATAGTGCAAATGATCGCGATGTTCCTTATTGAATTTATCGAAAAGCGTGTAATCGGTCGCACTGGCGAGTCGGcattcgtcgtcaaggagCTGCATGAGCCCGTTCGGCTTCCGAGCAATTAAATCAAGACACGCCCTATTGTCTAAATACTCGATCGACGTCCAACGAATTCCCTCCGACGCGTATTCCTCCTATAAGAAAACTTAGTCAAAGTCTTGTGGAAACGTGTTGGGTTGCCTGTTCGAGACGAAATATGTGCTGATTGAAATAGAATTGAAGTTGTTCGTTGGCGtaattgatgcagaattgCTCGAAACTGTTCACGGGAAATACCTCGAAGCCGAAAATGTCCAAGAGACCAATAAAACGaccctagaatcaaaattccaataaaaaataaaaacaaatcaCGCGAGAAAATATTATACAGTGTGAGCACTTCGTCCAAGACGACCAATCAGGCCCTTGTTActctaaaaaaatatataaaacgaaatcaattaatatacattattaattaattaacctgtTCGACGATCCAATTGAATAGCGAACCGTAGAGCGACTTTGCCATTGCGTCTCGCGCGGCGACCGCCTTAAAAAAACGCTCAGAAATCCGACTCCCATTCAATCCTAACCTACCTCGTCTTTCGAATACGGTATAAGAACGGTTTCGCCTCGCGTACGATTTCGTCGGACCGTCAGCGCAGCGTAAAGAGTTTCGAATTTCACCTTGAGGAGGGAACTAAGGGGGAGAAACTTTCGCCTACGTCATCGTTTACTTGTAATAAATCGGAAACGACTTTGAGCTGGGcgacgtttttgacgtcgacgccttcgCTGTACGCTAGATCGGCTTTGCTTTCGAATAGGATGTTTCCTAGGTGAAGAACGGCTGCCAAGACGGTGAAAATCCTAAAAATCaccaaattttttttcgacgtgGTATTATGGGAGAgtgaataattaattaccatTTTTGTATTTCGGAAGAGAAGCCGACTTTTTCCATCGATTGGATGAGCACCGTGAAATTCGCCTGTTCCTTTTCCTCTGATAAATGCAAGCCACccttaaaaaaaaaaagaacacaaTAGCAAAatctctatctctctctTCAAATATTACCTGAttaagaaaatgaaaatattcGGGATTCTTGAGCCACAATTTTCGACGCAAAACGTCATCCGCACCAgccaataaataataaaaaacgTGGTAATTTCTACACAAAGAAACTAACACTTCTATAGAGAGAACCAACTGTGTGTACCTCTCTCGTGGCGCCTGATAAACAATACGCGATTTCTCGAGAAGATATTTCTCAATCGACGCCCCAATAAAAGCGCCGTCCTCGCGAAATTTCAACGACAAAAACTTTCcgaaacgactcgaattGTTATTGGAAACGGTCGTAGCATTCCCAAAAgcctataaataaataaataaataaataaataaatatgtaTGTATTATGAATGACCACTACTCGAGTATAAAAACATTTTTCCTCTTTACCTCTAAGACGAATCCGGAGGCAATGATCTTTtgttcgacgccgccgtgcTTTAATTTATTGCTAACCGCCATCAAATAGCGTAGCATGTACTTCGTGCTCTCCGTTTTGCCCGATCCGCTCTCGCCGCTGACGATAACGCACTGGTTTCGCTTTTCCTTGAGCATGCTTGTATAAGCGGCGTCGGCTATTGCGAAAATATgcggcgaaacggcgactttgttgcctccgccgccgccgcgataTAAGTCGAAGTGTTTGGGCTGATAGAGGGGGATGAGGCGGAACGGATTGACGGCGATCAGGACGCTTCCCACGTATGTGTAGATCTCGTCGCGTGCGAAGCGATTCGAGAGGTTTTCCAGCATTGTGCTTTCGGTTAgatcgacgagcgcgcacatgtcgtcgacgtcgagaccGTGGAgcccgttttcgtcgctcgcgacGGGCATTTTGcgatcgaaatcgcttcgGGAGGGCGCCGTCGGTCGACGGGTCAATTCAGTCATTTTGCCGGCTGTCGAGCGCGAGTTTCGCTAGCGGGCGAACATGTAGGCGAGTGGACACACTCGACCCACAAAGGAATTCACAAGAAGACACTCACTTAGCCCCCCGCTCGCGACTACGCTCTTTAGCGTGCGTTTGAACACACCCATgtaatcaaaaaaaatactgtacgaaaaaaatatGCAAAAAATACGAAAAAATATGCATCAGCTCTTAATTACTTCTGACAAAGGCAAAACGTTCGAAAGCTTGTTTTTGCGTTGAAGTCAAACTTCTAAAACAATTTGTGATCATGCTCTTTTTCAATGTCCGGCAGTTGACGTTGGGAAGAAATAACGACTTTTTCGTCCACGATATTAGATAGGAGGAGTTGCGTGAAGggacgtcttcgtctttgacgtctttgcaCAAAAACTGCGCGTGGCATTTCGGCCATTTCGGCGACACTGTAACGTACATGTGAACCAGATCATCACCGGCATcctaattttaattaattaattaattagtatcTCGAGCTATTTTCTCGTACTCCACTGGTCACATACCTTTCCCGCGAAATAAAGATCGCCCTCGTCGTTAACTGCCAATTCTTTATCACTGGCACGATTTATCACACGGGTCATACCGGTAGTTATATTTCGGACATAGCTGAACTTCGAGGTTTTGGTTTCTACTAGTACTACTCCTGGAGCCGTCGCGTTCGTGTTTTCAACGCTGTAGTACCCTCGAGTCGCCAAGTTCTTACAATGAAGTCCAGGAACCATATAGAACTACAAACGTTTGTGTATTCGCTAAAGCAAAAGTACGCCGGTCGATCAATCTTACATCAACCGAATTCGCCGCTCCTGTGAGCAGCACCAAAAGAAGGctcagaagaaaaattttcatgTCGCTGTGTTTC contains:
- the LOC136198016 gene encoding unconventional myosin-IXb-like isoform X1 is translated as MTELTRRPTAPSRSDFDRKMPVASDENGLHGLDVDDMCALVDLTESTMLENLSNRFARDEIYTYVGSVLIAVNPFRLIPLYQPKHFDLYRGGGGGNKVAVSPHIFAIADAAYTSMLKEKRNQCVIVSGESGSGKTESTKYMLRYLMAVSNKLKHGGVEQKIIASGFVLEAFGNATTVSNNNSSRFGKFLSLKFREDGAFIGASIEKYLLEKSRIVYQAPRERNYHVFYYLLAGADDVLRRKLWLKNPEYFHFLNQGGLHLSEEKEQANFTVLIQSMEKVGFSSEIQKWIFTVLAAVLHLGNILFESKADLAYSEGVDVKNVAQLKVVSDLLQVKFETLYAALTVRRNRTRGETVLIPYSKDEAVAARDAMAKSLYGSLFNWIVEQSNKGLIGRLGRSAHTGRFIGLLDIFGFEVFPVNSFEQFCINYANEQLQFYFNQHIFRLEQEEYASEGIRWTSIEYLDNRACLDLIARKPNGLMQLLDDECRLASATDYTLFDKFNKEHRDHLHYYEPQIKKKDPVFGIRHYAGSVEYHLLGFREKNSDLVRPDIVAVLKGSVMLFLRQIIKSDPVVVRRWNLLRCVAYFCGTLLCVVKRKNSKEDEQKQKQHGDKPLASGGDKRTVNAKLGVGDGGKIGSPKRRDKLSVQEKIKSLDSSFNDSPPPSRAGGLKKALSEDRKRVLSKGALSRQSSKAARFSKKHRMSKIKLLKEADEAKSRNRGGFLIGGVTGARLSTRRQATVGAQFTTSLSALMDTLLQARPYFIRCIKSNEFLVPRSFDREMVLRQLRYTGMLDTVKIRKSGYSVRYTFEEFRRLYSPLLRSSPSIQRFLSDMKLDSNQYQIGRTKVFMRSRLHAQLQASLNNRLARYIVVIQRWTRMCLQRLRYLRVKRAIVVIQSWYRGHSTRKMFYAEKERFAAALAIQSAWRRHRSRKRYVSLKRAAVVLQRSWRVKSARERELRKVQLEKDLEAGVNVNINKNDEKGLFSAPRLRRSTGVRLQQTTKSSDLNRTSASFSGQLPRTHTRVRKMAEAYRKRIEEKKAASASQPSTQERLSSVVKERKVTQALAGSQWQGRGSTDEEHSSSSRSPKSEPKQSGSSRTPSSVSESPAPSGGGGERAVSPVERSRTAPPPGSSPKPKPLALRLNEAVVLRRKVNVPTVSIIRQSDDSETPVHFVVTSPPPGLSVHSLKPTTFIRLTRCSVCSKILAGLIKQGFKCSACHLAFHRHCVDHRAPCRGSGAKSSSYVGSPPAAQVIRNSRDLEDAERFFSAKIAVLQEQSEQSGKRDNVIDVIFKSALKEFHKNLLSLSAVKGDNFVFVSVTYSVLHNMFSDVLQKVLDVKQIAATFPVTMAVNAFKSSLDEFVATRVPTSELESPFGQKKQKKRTKMNKKEKKKLEYFKHKFKEENCNVQTVCEVCDELIRLLDRGYVCQFCKVICHENCVSRISTKCVRNQKSAPFDGKGKQTIGELVAQPGSRTPVALESCLHFIEIKGLYTEGIYRRSGSSVEIRKLLKELTKNVSAVVWDNFSVYCVAAVVKQFLRDLPEPLVTFRAYPEFLQATEIGDAQERYDALCALASQLPKANRNTLERVVFHLARVSQQEKTNKMTTYNLAVIFSQCLMRPPEGTSPLDSLADLPKQRLHVAYASRISIAIRTVFPPLCRCVESLIDGQKAKIKAVLSNVDYLDAESYTRSRYLSTISTEIERSSMYLAEGRQQDTDSVLPVVTYDIEELDSEQRIVEQELEELENQRAAVTESISLLTPSPSHEEEPMSPTSVKESDVAFGDVLSSEDELESDEYALTFDLPAVPSKLRHINLSRARHSKRRSPSRKFRLERLSNTQ